The nucleotide window GAAAAAAAAGATGTTAAAAGAAACCATTCTGATCGTGGATGATGAAGAAGATATTGTTGAGTTGATCAAATATAATCTGGAAAATGAAGGGTATGGCATATTGACGGCATTAACCGGTGAACAGGCCATAAAAATGGCCAAGCAATTCCATCCGGATCTGATTGTCCTTGATCTGATGCTGCCGGGAATTGACGGACTTGAGGTCACCAAATACCTTAAAAACAATGACAACACAAGTTACATTCCCATTGTCATGCTCACGGCAAAAGGAGAAGAATCCGACATCGTTATAGGGCTTGAAATCGGTGCCAACGATTATATTTCAAAACCCTTCAGCCCCAAAGTCCTGATTGCCAGAATCCGTTCCATATTACGCCGCCGTAAAAAAGATCTGGGCCAGCCGCCGGAAAGGATCAACCAGGAAGGAGATCTGATCATTGACCGGGCAAAGCATCTGGTGACAATTGAAGGAAATGTATTGGATCTGACTTTTTCAGAATTTGAACTGCTCTCCTTTCTTGTGGACAAAAAGGGGTGGGTCTTTACCAGAAAACAGATTGTTGATGCAATTCATGGTGAAAGCTATTCTGTAACCGAAAGAAGTGTCGATGTTGTTATTGTCGGCCTGAGAAAAAAATTAAAAAATCATGCATCCTCTATTGAAACCGTCCGGGGTGTTGGTTACAGGTTTAAAGAATAAAAATGGAAAAAAGAAAAAAGAAATTAATCTGGCATATTTTCCCTTCGTTTCTTTTGATAATTTTTCTTTCGCTTTCAGCGATCACATCATACTCAACCAGTTATTTTAAAAAGTTTTTTCTGAAGAACTCGGAAAAAGAGTTGACCATCAGGACAACATTATTGCAAAAAAAATTTTCAGATATGCTGAAAAATGGTCCTGATAATTATCATCAGATTGATATGCATTGCAAAGATATAGAAGAAAAAACAGATACCAGGGTAACGGTTTTGCTGCCGTCAGGTGTTGTGATAGGGGATTCTTCAGGTGATATTGCAACCATGGAAAACCATATGAAACGGCCGGAAATAATGGAGGCGATGAAACGGAAAAAAGGTATCTGTGTGCGATACAGTGCAACTCTGGATAAGAATATGATGTATATTGCTTTGCCTGTTCTGCAGGACAAAGAGGTTGCCGCTGTTGTTAGAACAGCCGTATCCATCTCCGGCATAGACACACAGATCAAATCAATCCGGAATAATATTCTGATTGCGCTGCTGGTTACCATTATTATTGCCGGATTGACAAGCCTTTATGTTGCAGGGAGAATCAGTCATCCTGTTGAAGAGATGACAAAAGGCACTGCCGAATTTGCCAAAGGGAATCTTACGGCAAGAATTGCGGTTCCTGAATCAGAAGAATTGTCTGAGCTTGCCGTCACCATGAACCATATGGCACAAGCCCTGGATGATAAAATCACGGCATTTGAAAATCGAAGCATGGAATTGGAGGCAGTCCACTCCAGTATGCAAGAAGGTGTTATTGCAATTGATAAAAATGAAAGAATCATAACAATCAATGATGCTGCAGCCAGGGTTTTCGGCTTTTCAGCATCAAAGTTAAAAGCCAGGTATATACTTGAAATAGCAAGGCATTTTGAACTTCAAAAATTTATTCAAAAAGCTTTGGCAACCCATAAGCCGGTTGAAGATGATATTGTTATTGCAGGGGATAAAGAACGAATTTTAAATATCCATTCAACAGCGCTTTATGAAACAGCAGGACGGCGGATGGGAACCTTGATTATTTTTCATGATATCACCAGGATTCGGCGACTTGAAAGAATGCATATAGATTTTGCAGCCAATGTGTCCCATGAGCTGAAAACACCGCTTACAACCATAAAAGGCTTTGTTGAGACCCTTCAGCAAATGACGGTTAAAAATGAGCTGAAAGAGGGGGAAGCTTTTTTAAATATTATTGAAAAAAATGTAGACAGGATGATTGATCTGATCAATGATCTGCTGGCCCTGGCAAAACTTGAACGCCTTCAGGGAACCAAAATCCAGCTTGAAAAACACAATATCTCAGGCTTGATTCAGGGAGCTGTCAGCAATTGTGATTTCAGCATTGAGAAAAAAAATATTTCCGTGAGTATTGATTGCCCGGAGGATATTTCTGCCATGGTTGATCCTGGTTTAATGGAACAGGCCATCATAAATATCGTGGACAATGCTGTTAAATACAGCCCTGAAGGAAAATCAATCCACATATCGGTCACAAGTCAGGGCCGGTTTGTGGATATAATGATCAAGGATAACGGCAATGGAATGAACAAGGAACACCTGTCCAAAATTTTTAACCGGTTTTACAGGGTGGACAGGGCCAGAAGCCGAAACGAAGGAGGTACAGGCCTGGGACTGGCCATTGTGAAGCATATTGTCCAGTATCACAACGGGAAAATTGATGTTACAAGTACAAAAGGCCGGGGCAGCTGTTTTACGCTCAGTATCCCTGCCTGATAATTTTTGACCCTGAAACCTTTAACGCATTGTTGGACAAAGCCATCCAGTATCATAGACAAACCTGATATTTTATCAGGCATTTATCTTCTGTTTGAAATAGTCTATCCAGGCTCTGTTTTCAGCCATGGAAACCGGTTTGTCACTCAAATTCTCATGAGGCTTACGGTTCAGCCGGATCATTTTTTCCCGCGAACCTGGATTATAATAAAGGAACTCACAATGCTTTACTCTGTATTTTAAAAAGAAATCAGCTATGGCGGCAAGATTTTCTTTGTTTGCCACAAAATGAGGAATCAGGGGAATCCTTGGCAGTACGGTGATATCTTGTTCAAGAAGCTGCCTGAAGTTTTCAAGTATAAGATGATTTGACTTCCCAAGCAGGCGCTTATGAATCTCGTTATCCATGATCTTAAAATCAAAACAGATCAAATCAATGTTCGGCAAAATTTTTAAAACAAATTCATTAAAATCAAAATATCCGCAGGTTTGAACGGCAATATGAATCTGCTCTTTTTTTAGCAACAAGATTACCCGGGAGATATAATCTATAAACCCCAGGGATTCTCCCCCGGAAAATGTCACCCCTCCCCCTGATGTCTCATAATAGTGTTTGTCCTGCAACACAAGACTTGCCAGCCGTTCAGGAGAATAAGTTTTCCCGATATTCCGCCGTGCAAGTGCAAAACATTTTTTTCCCTTGGTACAGTTGCCGCAATGAATACAGTCTTCCGGAAAAAACATGGTCTCCATTTCATAATTCTGGGATTCGGGATTATGACACCAGGGACATGAAAGGGGGCAGCCTTTAAAAAAGACTGTTGTCCTCACGCCCGGACCGTCAACAAAAGATCCTCTGGCAATATCGAAAATCAATGGCTCCGGTCCGGTTGTGATACACTTATGCATGATCTTTTAACAATTCTTTAAAATCATTGATTCCCAGCAGTTCAGGAATCAGCCACAGCAAATATATGAATTTGAAAAGATAATTCAGGTTTCCTGAAACGCTCAACTGGTTATTCAGCATCCCTGCAATCACATCGGTATTACCGGACAGCAGGAAATCAGCCATTGCCTTTCCGTCCTTGAACGTCACTGTAGTGGTCGGGTTTTCAACAAGGCTGTCCATAGCCTTCATCCCGTCTTGTTGAGCAAACAACACATTGACCTTTTTGAATACGGCAGAAACATCTATTTTTTTGTCCCTGCTGCAGATGGCATATGAGGCGGTAAAATCCTTGATGTTTTTCCGGTAATCTTTGTTGACAACAAACAAAAGGCTCATGGCCTTGAGCAGCAGATAAAGCAGGTTGTCCAGGGCTCCTCCGGCAACTTC belongs to Desulfobacula toluolica Tol2 and includes:
- a CDS encoding response regulator, which codes for MLKETILIVDDEEDIVELIKYNLENEGYGILTALTGEQAIKMAKQFHPDLIVLDLMLPGIDGLEVTKYLKNNDNTSYIPIVMLTAKGEESDIVIGLEIGANDYISKPFSPKVLIARIRSILRRRKKDLGQPPERINQEGDLIIDRAKHLVTIEGNVLDLTFSEFELLSFLVDKKGWVFTRKQIVDAIHGESYSVTERSVDVVIVGLRKKLKNHASSIETVRGVGYRFKE
- a CDS encoding sensor histidine kinase, producing MEKRKKKLIWHIFPSFLLIIFLSLSAITSYSTSYFKKFFLKNSEKELTIRTTLLQKKFSDMLKNGPDNYHQIDMHCKDIEEKTDTRVTVLLPSGVVIGDSSGDIATMENHMKRPEIMEAMKRKKGICVRYSATLDKNMMYIALPVLQDKEVAAVVRTAVSISGIDTQIKSIRNNILIALLVTIIIAGLTSLYVAGRISHPVEEMTKGTAEFAKGNLTARIAVPESEELSELAVTMNHMAQALDDKITAFENRSMELEAVHSSMQEGVIAIDKNERIITINDAAARVFGFSASKLKARYILEIARHFELQKFIQKALATHKPVEDDIVIAGDKERILNIHSTALYETAGRRMGTLIIFHDITRIRRLERMHIDFAANVSHELKTPLTTIKGFVETLQQMTVKNELKEGEAFLNIIEKNVDRMIDLINDLLALAKLERLQGTKIQLEKHNISGLIQGAVSNCDFSIEKKNISVSIDCPEDISAMVDPGLMEQAIINIVDNAVKYSPEGKSIHISVTSQGRFVDIMIKDNGNGMNKEHLSKIFNRFYRVDRARSRNEGGTGLGLAIVKHIVQYHNGKIDVTSTKGRGSCFTLSIPA
- a CDS encoding radical SAM protein, which codes for MHKCITTGPEPLIFDIARGSFVDGPGVRTTVFFKGCPLSCPWCHNPESQNYEMETMFFPEDCIHCGNCTKGKKCFALARRNIGKTYSPERLASLVLQDKHYYETSGGGVTFSGGESLGFIDYISRVILLLKKEQIHIAVQTCGYFDFNEFVLKILPNIDLICFDFKIMDNEIHKRLLGKSNHLILENFRQLLEQDITVLPRIPLIPHFVANKENLAAIADFFLKYRVKHCEFLYYNPGSREKMIRLNRKPHENLSDKPVSMAENRAWIDYFKQKINA